The Cuculus canorus isolate bCucCan1 chromosome 5, bCucCan1.pri, whole genome shotgun sequence genome window below encodes:
- the PLEKHG3 gene encoding pleckstrin homology domain-containing family G member 3 produces MPGPYWDCARTMPGLYRGHTGTVLELCWDRSIILGLHRYSARTVLRLQWDTARTVLGPCWGHTGTASGQCQDCTGTVPGPYWDRAKTVLGPYQDHTGTVPELPCVLPVSGDAGMPMPACLQRPALSPVLEPGRAMEEPPNGRTEPWPEGLCNSNNNAAPAGWPGVRSGHPLAPFGSAGTEPSYLGRVMLEIVESERTYTRDLRSIVEGYLGKIIDAEEPVLRPEQVSALFGNIEDIYELSSTLLQNLESCASDPVAVAVCFVTRSQEFAIYTQYCNNYPSSVAALAECMRSKAQARFLRECQERLRHALPLGAYLLKPVQRILKYHLLLQEIAKHFEHKSGDDYEVVLEAIDTMTCVAWYINDMKRKHEHAIRQQEIQSLLLGWKGPDLTSYGELVLEGTFRVQRARHERAVFLFDKTLLITKRRGDHYVYKTHIPCSSLMLIESTRDSLCFSLAHYKHGKQQHSLQAKSVEEKRVWTHHIKRLILENHHAIIPQKAKEAILEMDLFCPPRLPRYSPEHLKKSWSCQPLGDAAAELRQGRRQSEPFQHRDRAETLPDRLHGHVGRRQSEPAKQILLQLGDQGEPHAGSAGVLLEAGEPPLHPTAWAAPEGMVEEEEEEEEALCKDGQEELPGAGDLLVEPQEEQAGGHPLLPEGPTRPSSWGPGSCEKVSAAPQPALGGPEGLGAHPIAPPQASEPPSSLRHSTPVPSGGESEPERPAEDLQGLSSEEEEDEDEEGAAGSILPPSVLDQASVIAERFGGGSSFSRRSSLALEGPAGRLGSRSGSALSLDGVGPQLETGEPGEPGNTIPSPEPLTGARRESLLSSRDRLLLDKIKSYYGHAEHQDAGFSVRRRESLSFIPKGLVRSSVCRLNGLPRPPVSPEPHKASPEELCRENRLQPVPAVPRTSLEEPYQENELQPAPVASKASPCQENGLQPTLVAPKASLEELCQELGPRPASMAPKASLCQEDELQPASVAPKASLEEPCRENGLQPAEPLLILEEDDLGAGGSGAPAGPPPQLLLTPPHAGTKVYQLARQYSLRIKSRRSGARRAPLQLQERDPIASAPAVVAPRAEGLLVSPSAGVPPSPPSPEPFAWPDVRELRARFGAPRPPPVSRSRSAPDGPCRGGRPLEKERGSGRSRSAETGVPSTPGPTPARHSSDGALWVTAEAPLGAGQRMLVLERLPVPTEPPAYVQIRSPTTREKICLKAVVERCKAYQASEEYQRRCAEPPGTPEPPRHGLVRDLRQKFQTLDAAS; encoded by the exons ATGCCAGGACCATACTGGGACTGCGCCAGAACAATGCCAGGACTGTACAggggccatactgggactgTACTGGAACTGTGCTGGGATCGTAGTATCATACTGGGACTGCACCGGTACAGTGCCAGGACCGTACTGAGACTGCAATGGGACACTGCCAGGACTGTACTGGGACCCTGCTGGGGTCATACTGGGACTGCATCAGGACAGTGCCAGGACTGTACTGGGACCGTACCAGGACCATACTGGGACCGTGCCAAGACCGTACTGGGACCATACCAGGATCATACTGGGACCGTGCCGG agctgccctgtgTCCTGCCGGTATCCGGGGATGCCGGCATGCcaatgcctgcctgcctgcagcgCCCTGCCCTGAGCCCGGTGCTGGAGCCCGGCCGCGCCATGGAGGAGCCGCCGAATGGCAGAACTGAGCCTTGGCCCGAGGGACTGtgcaacagcaacaacaacgCTGCCCCGGCGGGGTGGCCGGGGGTCCGCAGTGGGCACCCTCTGGCACCATTCGGCAGTGCTGGGACCGAACCCAGCTACCTGGGGCGTGTGATGCTAGAGATTGTGGAGTCGGAGCGCACCTACACTCGCGACCTGCGCAGCATCGTGGAG GGTTACCTGGGCAAGATCATCGATGCTGAGGAGCCGGTGCTGCGGCCGGAGCAGGTCAGCGCGCTTTTTGGCAACATTGAGGACATCTACGAGCTCAGCAG caccctgctCCAAAACCTGGAGAGCTGCGCCAGTGACCCAGTGGCTGTGGCCGTCTGCTTCGTCACCCGG AGCCAGGAATTCGCTATCTACACCCAGTACTGCAACAACTACCCCAG CTCTGTGGCGGCGCTGGCTGAGTGCATGAGGAGCAAAGCCCAGGCTCGGTTCCTCCGCGAGTGCCAGGAGCGGCTGCGGCACGCGCTGCCCCTCGGTGCCTACCTGCTCAAGCCCGTCCAGAGGATCCTGAAATACCACCTGCTGCTCCAG GAGATCGCCAAGCACTTTGAGCACAAGTCGGGGGATGACTACGAGGTGGTGCTGGAGGCCATTGACACCATGACCTGCGTCGCCTGGTACATCAATGACATGAAGCGCAAGCATGAGCACGCCATCCGCCAGCAG GAGATCCAGTCGCTGcttctgggctggaaggggccgGACCTGACGAGCTACGGGGAGCTGGTGCTGGAGGGCACCTTCCGTGTGCAGCGGGCACGGCATGAGCGCGCCGTCTTCCTCTTTGACAAGACCCTTCTCATCACCAAGCGCCGCGGAGACCACTACGTCTACAAAACCCACATCCCG TGCTCCTCGCTGATGCTGATCGAGAGCACACGGGACTCTCTGTGCTTCAGCCTGGCTCACTACAAGCATggcaagcagcagcacagcctgcag GCCAAGAGCGTGGAAGAGAAGCGCGTGTGGACCCACCACATCAAGCGGCTCATCCTGGAGAACCACCATGCCATTATCCCCCAGAAG gctaaagAAGCCATCCTGGAGATGGATCTGTTCT GCCCCCCGCGCCTGCCCCGCTACAGCCCCGAGCACCTGAAGAAGAGCTGGTCCTGCCAACCCCTGGGTGACGCTGCTGCCGAGCTGCGCCAGGGCCGCCGGCAATCCG agccctTCCAGCACCGCGACCGTGCCGAGACGCTGCCGGATCGGCTGCATGGGCACGTGGGGCGCAGGCAGTCGG AGCCTGCCAAGCAgatcctgctgcagctgggggaCCAAGGTGAGCCT catgctggcagtgctggggtgcTCCTGGAGGCGGGGGagccccctctgcaccccacagcctGGGCAGCGCCTGAGGGCatggtggaagaggaggaggaggaagaggaggctttGTGCAAGGATGGCCAGGAGGAGCTGCCGGGAGCTGGGGATCTGCTGGTGGAACCCCAGGAGGAGCAG GCCGGGGGGCATCCACTGCTGCCGGAGGGACCCACGCGCCCAAGCAGCTGGGGACCAGGGAGCTGCGAGAAGGTCAGCGCGGCCCCGCAGCCCGCCCTCGGGGGTCCTGAGGGACTCGGCGCCCACCCCATTGCCCCTCCTCAGGCCTCTGAACCCCCATCCTCACTGCGGCACTCCACACCGGTGCCGTCTGGTGGGGAGAGTGAGCCCGAGCGCCCCGCGGAGGATTTGCAGGGCTTGAGCagcgaggaagaggaggatgaagatgaagaaggaGCAGCGGGCAGCATCCTGCCGCCCTCAGTGCTGGACCAGGCCAGCGTCATCGCCGAGCGGTTCGGCGGTGGCAGCAGCTTCTCGCGCCGCAGCAGCCTGGCCCTAGAGGGGCCGGCGGGGCGGCTGGGCAGCCGCAGCGGCAGCGCACTCAGCCTGGACGGCGTGGGACCCCAGCTGGAAACTGGGGAGCCCGGGGAGCCTGGAAACACCATTCCCTCACCCGAACCCCTCACTGGAGCCCGCCGGGagtccctgctctccagccGCGACCGTTTGCTGCTGGACAAGATCAAGAGCTACTACGGGCATGCCGAGCACCAGGACGCTGGCTTCAGCGTCCGCCGCCGCGAGAGCCTCTCCTTCATCCCCAAAGGGCTGGTGCGAAGCAGCGTCTGCCGCCTCAACGGCCTCCCCCGGCCCCCGGTGAGCCCTGAGCCCCACAAGGCATCACCGGAGGAGCTGTGCCGGGAGAACCGGCTGCAGCCCGTGCCAGCGGTACCCAGGACATCGCTGGAGGAGCCATACCAAGAGAACGAGCTGCAGCCCGCACCAGTGGCCTCCAAAGCATCACCGTGCCAGGAGAATGGGCTGCAGCCCACGCTGGTGGCACCCAAGGCATCGCTGGAGGAGCTGTGCCAGGAGCTGGGGCCGCGGCCTGCATCCATGGCACCCAAGGCGTCGCTGTGCCAGGAGGATGAGCTGCAGCCCGCATCCGTGGCACCCAAGGCATCACTGGAGGAGCCATGCCGGGAGAACGGGCTGCAGCCGGCCGAGCCACTGCTCATCCTGGAAGAGGACGATCTAGGGGCTGGGGGCTCGGGGGCACCAGCTGGGCCCCcgccacagctgctgctgaccCCACCGCATGCCGGCACCAAGGTGTACCAGCTGGCGCGGCAGTACAGCCTCCGCATCAAGAGCCGCCGCTCTGGTGCCCGCCGTGCCccgctgcagctgcaggagcgGGACCCCATTGCCAGCGCCCCTGCAGTGGTGGCGCCGCGAGCAGAGGGGCTGTTGGTGTCCCCGTCTGCCGGtgtgccccccagtccccccagccCCGAGCCCTTCGCCTGGCCTGACGTGCGGGAGCTGCGTGCCCGTTTCGGTGCCCCACGGCCTCCACCCGTGAGCCGCAGCCGCTCGGCACCCGACGGGCCGTGTCGTGGCGGGCGGCCGCTGGAGAAGGAACGTGGCAGCGGCCGAAGCCGGAGCGCTGAGACGGGGGTTCCCAGCACCCCAGGCCCAACGCCGGCACGGCACAGCAGCGACGGGGCGCTGTGGGTGACGGCGGAGGCGCCCCTGGGTGCTGGGCAGCGGATGCTGGTGCTGGAGCGGCTGCCGGTGCCCACCGAGCCACCCGCCTACGTGCAGATCCGCTCACCCACCACGCGGGAGAAGATCTGCTTGAAGGCGGTGGTGGAGCGCTGCAAAGCCTACCAGGCCTCTGAGGAGTACCAGCGGCGCTGCGCCGAGCCCCCCGGCACCCCCGAGCCCCCCCGACACGGCCTCGTCAGAGACCTGCGCCAAAAATTCCAGACCCTCGATGCAGCCAGCTAG